The Erigeron canadensis isolate Cc75 chromosome 4, C_canadensis_v1, whole genome shotgun sequence genome window below encodes:
- the LOC122597385 gene encoding kirola-like, with product MALSGKLIGHVEISKTGDVFHDLFRHKPHEMVAIAPEKVHDCELHEGERGVVGSVISWHYTHEGKKKVSKQIIEAVNEENHMIVFKVIGGDLVEELYKSFTIILHVEQKGEVQVATWTFEFVKPNTSVPYPTSLMDYLCNLVKDLDAHGK from the exons ATGGCTCTATCGGGGAAGTTAATTGGTCATGTAGAGATCAGTAAGACCGGGGATGTCTTTCATGATCTCTTTAGGCACAAGCCACATGAGATGGTTGCCATAGCCCCTGAAAAGGTTCATGACTGTGAGCTCCATGAGGGTGAGAGAGGGGTCGTTGGATCTGTCATCTCTTGGCACTACACTCAtg AGGGAAAGAAGAAAGTATCGAAACAGATAATAGAAGCGGTGAACGAGGAAAACCACATGATTGTGTTCAAGGTAATCGGGGGCGATCTAGTGGAAGAGCTATACAAGAGCTTCACGATCATCTTGCACGTTGAGCAAAAGGGTGAGGTGCAGGTGGCTACATGGACCTTTGAGTTCGTGAAACCGAATACAAGTGTGCCCTATCCAACTTCTTTGATGGACTACCTTTGCAATCTTGTCAAGGACTTGGATGCCCATGGCAAATAA